In the genome of Phycisphaerales bacterium, one region contains:
- a CDS encoding HDOD domain-containing protein, translating to MATAVAEIGKVLPKELQEAMARVTEINSLPEITTKIVEVVEDPRATAHDMHEIVRTDPALAAKILKVVNSAFYGLPSQIASLDRAILMLGLSAVKNIALAASLSRMFNVEMVSEQFAARDLWRHSVAVAVCARLLAVAGKAPQVDEAFVAGLVHDLGLVAVQQMFPQKMREATEICFNEPRNFRDVESALVGADHQAFGAALARKWKFPPVLQAAIGCHHDPHEAPPEFLRLAQTIHIADRLCGFGKFGFWIVAGTDPIAAAELAEIRVTPAQIEALQDELPDRVEEAESVFTD from the coding sequence ATGGCGACCGCAGTGGCCGAGATCGGCAAGGTGCTTCCGAAGGAGCTGCAGGAAGCGATGGCACGGGTGACGGAGATCAACTCCCTGCCCGAAATCACGACCAAGATCGTGGAAGTGGTCGAGGATCCGCGCGCGACCGCACACGACATGCACGAGATCGTACGCACCGACCCGGCGCTGGCCGCAAAGATTCTGAAAGTGGTGAACTCGGCCTTCTACGGACTGCCATCGCAGATTGCGAGCTTGGACCGGGCGATCCTCATGCTGGGGCTGAGCGCGGTGAAGAACATCGCGCTGGCGGCGTCGTTGTCGCGGATGTTCAACGTAGAGATGGTGTCGGAGCAGTTTGCGGCCCGCGACTTATGGCGACACAGCGTGGCCGTGGCCGTCTGTGCACGCCTGCTGGCCGTCGCGGGCAAGGCACCGCAAGTGGATGAGGCCTTCGTAGCAGGGTTGGTGCATGACTTGGGGCTCGTCGCCGTGCAGCAGATGTTCCCCCAGAAGATGCGGGAGGCGACCGAGATCTGCTTCAACGAGCCGCGCAACTTCCGGGACGTGGAGTCGGCACTGGTGGGTGCCGACCACCAGGCATTTGGTGCGGCCTTGGCGCGCAAGTGGAAGTTCCCACCGGTGCTGCAGGCGGCCATCGGTTGCCACCATGATCCGCACGAAGCACCGCCCGAGTTCCTGCGTCTCGCGCAAACGATTCACATCGCAGACCGGCTGTGCGGATTCGGGAAGTTCGGTTTCTGGATTGTTGCGGGGACTGATCCGATCGCTGCCGCCGAACTGGCGGAAATCCGCGTGACACCGGCACAAATTGAAGCATTGCAGGACGAACTGCCCGACCGGGTTGAGGAAGCCGAAAGCGTGTTCACCGACTAG
- a CDS encoding HDOD domain-containing protein gives MALFSTTEPAVSPAAGELPQRVQQALAKVTEIGSLPEVTARIVQVVDDPNSTAREIQQVVEGDPALAAKLLKIVNSAFYGLPAQVGNLERAILMLGLSAVRNLALAASVSRLIKPGNISAEFTTRDLWRHSVAVAVGAKLIAGSTRYPLADEAFVAGLVHDMGLIVAQQLFATEVRTVAEQCSATPQNFCGLEQLTLGADHQAFGVALATKWKFPLALRNAVGYHHTPGDLQSEHQRLAAIIYMADMLCCRAKLGFWLTARAQSPAPEMLQLVGLTPAALGEIAGQLPARVAEAEHIFAGD, from the coding sequence ATGGCGCTCTTCAGCACGACAGAACCGGCCGTGTCCCCCGCCGCAGGCGAACTTCCCCAGCGCGTGCAGCAAGCGCTCGCGAAGGTGACCGAGATCGGGTCGTTGCCCGAGGTGACCGCCCGCATCGTCCAGGTCGTTGATGATCCGAATTCCACCGCGCGCGAGATCCAGCAGGTGGTCGAGGGCGATCCCGCCCTGGCCGCGAAGTTGCTGAAGATCGTCAACTCGGCTTTCTACGGGCTCCCGGCGCAGGTCGGTAATCTCGAGCGGGCTATCCTGATGCTGGGGCTCAGCGCGGTTCGCAATCTGGCTCTGGCGGCCTCTGTTTCGCGCCTGATCAAGCCCGGCAACATTTCGGCGGAGTTCACCACTCGTGACCTGTGGCGCCACAGTGTGGCCGTGGCCGTTGGGGCAAAGCTCATCGCGGGGTCGACACGTTACCCGTTGGCCGACGAGGCATTTGTTGCGGGGCTGGTCCACGACATGGGATTGATCGTCGCGCAGCAGCTCTTCGCGACCGAGGTCCGGACTGTTGCAGAGCAGTGCAGCGCGACGCCGCAGAATTTCTGCGGGCTCGAGCAGCTAACCCTTGGGGCGGACCATCAGGCCTTCGGCGTGGCGCTCGCGACGAAGTGGAAGTTCCCGCTGGCATTACGCAACGCCGTCGGCTACCACCATACGCCGGGCGACCTGCAATCCGAACACCAGCGACTGGCGGCCATCATCTACATGGCCGATATGCTTTGCTGCCGCGCGAAGCTCGGCTTCTGGCTGACGGCGCGGGCCCAGAGTCCGGCACCGGAGATGCTGCAGCTCGTCGGGCTGACACCGGCCGCACTGGGCGAAATCGCGGGGCAGTTGCCGGCGCGCGTGGCCGAAGCCGAGCACATCTTCGCCGGTGATTGA
- a CDS encoding alkaline phosphatase, which yields MSPDTVSRRQLLETGLLGGALALLSTPSLSARPTEPPAPLAPLRRRPKNVIFLVSDGMSIGVPSLAEFFSRRVRTGGTIWYELLADPTATHGHFETHSLDSLVTDSAAASSAWGSGSRVANGALNTLPDGTRLTPLAPLLHDAGHRVGLVTTTTMTHATPAGFAVAVPTRSDEPAIAAQYLDVVDVLLGGGREHFDPARRKDQRDLLGEYHAAGYTCCQSRTELLAAGAPQRLLGLFGEGHLPYTIDHRNEADLTERIPTLAEMTRIALTSLAATDRGFLLQVEGGRVDHAAHANDAAALFWDQLAFDDAVRVAIDFAHQREDTLVVVTSDHGNSNPGLNGMGDSTGAFARLAQARVSYDHLRALVRQAEPTDRVDAVHEVFKTQLGITVDGDEARVLADAYGGQLPLLLHRQHRNLVGVLGQVLGNYTGIGWTGTSHTADLVLLTATGPGAELFTGLQRNTAAFRHLATLFDLKHENPTMSPAVAVRHAARQAAPAVDAHWV from the coding sequence ATGTCCCCGGATACCGTCAGTCGCAGGCAACTGCTCGAAACGGGCCTGCTCGGAGGCGCTCTCGCGCTGCTCTCTACGCCGTCTTTGTCGGCCCGCCCCACAGAGCCACCCGCGCCGCTGGCGCCCCTGCGCCGTCGGCCGAAGAACGTGATTTTCCTCGTGTCGGACGGCATGAGCATCGGCGTGCCGTCCCTGGCCGAGTTCTTCAGTCGGCGCGTTCGCACGGGCGGCACGATCTGGTACGAGTTGCTTGCCGATCCGACCGCCACCCATGGACACTTCGAGACCCATTCGCTCGACTCACTCGTGACCGATTCGGCCGCCGCATCGTCGGCGTGGGGCAGCGGCTCGCGCGTCGCGAACGGCGCCTTGAATACGTTGCCCGACGGCACGCGCCTCACACCGCTCGCGCCGTTGCTCCACGACGCGGGTCACCGTGTCGGCCTCGTCACCACCACGACGATGACGCATGCCACACCTGCGGGCTTTGCCGTGGCGGTACCCACGCGCTCCGATGAACCGGCCATTGCGGCTCAGTACCTCGACGTTGTCGATGTCCTGCTCGGTGGCGGACGCGAGCACTTCGATCCGGCCCGCCGCAAGGACCAGCGCGACCTGCTCGGCGAATACCACGCGGCCGGCTACACCTGCTGCCAGAGCCGCACGGAATTGCTGGCCGCCGGTGCGCCGCAGCGCCTCCTGGGATTGTTCGGCGAGGGCCACCTGCCCTACACCATCGACCACCGTAACGAGGCCGACCTGACCGAGCGGATTCCAACGCTGGCGGAGATGACCCGCATAGCCCTCACCAGTCTCGCCGCAACCGACCGCGGCTTCCTGCTACAAGTGGAGGGTGGCCGTGTCGATCACGCGGCCCATGCCAATGATGCCGCCGCGCTCTTCTGGGATCAGCTCGCGTTCGACGATGCCGTGCGCGTAGCAATCGATTTCGCGCATCAACGCGAGGACACCCTGGTCGTCGTCACAAGTGACCACGGCAACTCCAATCCGGGCCTCAACGGGATGGGCGACAGTACGGGCGCCTTCGCACGGCTGGCACAGGCGCGTGTTTCCTATGACCACCTCCGGGCCCTCGTCCGGCAGGCGGAACCCACGGACCGGGTCGACGCCGTGCACGAAGTGTTCAAGACGCAACTCGGCATCACGGTGGATGGGGACGAAGCCCGTGTCCTCGCGGACGCCTACGGCGGCCAACTCCCGCTCCTGCTCCATCGGCAGCATCGCAACCTGGTCGGGGTGCTCGGGCAGGTGCTGGGCAACTACACTGGCATCGGCTGGACCGGCACATCGCACACCGCCGACCTTGTCCTGCTGACGGCCACGGGACCCGGTGCGGAGCTGTTCACCGGCTTGCAGCGGAACACCGCGGCCTTCCGCCACCTGGCGACCCTCTTCGACCTCAAGCACGAGAACCCCACGATGTCACCCGCCGTAGCGGTGCGTCATGCAGCGCGACAAGCTGCCCCGGCCGTGGACGCGCACTGGGTGTAG
- a CDS encoding ABC transporter permease, which translates to MEKVWIVARREFLATVRTRAFLLSVVLMPGLIMGAVYGTQVLERAGDQQQREVRKLALIDRSGRLEPLLTAQIEAHNQERPHQPFELEPLVAESAQLDKLAQEVRAGERYAYIEVPAEILSTPGASVIVARRDSQLEAQRRLSDMLNTAVFLERCVDQGLDPNVVAGLRRPVGIEWADVQTGAAVATNPFTQFMTAFAFMFLLFMGTFAISQGLLTTLIEEKGSRVIEVLLSAVSPTQLLAGKIVGTACVGVVLMAVWGSVGVLAARRFDVLELVNTYRLVMALLYFVPGFLLIAALLAAIGSACNELKEAQSMAFPLSLVTMIPVITWYYIAEHPTSTFSLLLSYLPPVTPFVMILRICGDPTTPLWQIFTTLALLWVSVVVMMWAAARVFRVGVLMYGKPPTPGELLHWVRYR; encoded by the coding sequence ATGGAAAAGGTCTGGATCGTGGCCCGGCGCGAGTTCCTCGCCACCGTGCGGACGCGCGCGTTCCTCCTGAGCGTCGTGCTCATGCCCGGGCTCATCATGGGCGCCGTGTACGGCACGCAGGTACTGGAGCGGGCCGGCGACCAGCAGCAGCGCGAAGTTCGCAAGCTGGCCCTGATCGACCGCAGCGGACGGCTGGAACCCCTGCTGACCGCCCAGATCGAGGCCCACAACCAGGAACGACCCCACCAGCCCTTCGAGCTCGAGCCGCTGGTCGCCGAGTCGGCGCAGCTCGACAAGCTCGCACAGGAAGTGCGCGCGGGGGAGCGCTATGCCTACATCGAAGTGCCGGCCGAAATCCTGAGTACTCCGGGTGCCAGCGTGATTGTCGCGCGGCGCGATAGCCAGCTGGAAGCCCAGCGCCGCCTGAGCGACATGCTCAACACTGCCGTATTCCTCGAGCGCTGTGTCGACCAAGGGCTCGATCCGAACGTGGTCGCCGGGCTGCGGCGCCCGGTGGGGATCGAATGGGCGGACGTGCAGACGGGCGCGGCCGTCGCCACCAATCCCTTCACGCAGTTCATGACCGCCTTCGCATTCATGTTTCTGCTCTTCATGGGTACATTCGCCATCAGCCAGGGCCTCTTGACCACGTTGATCGAAGAAAAGGGTTCGCGTGTGATCGAGGTACTGCTCTCGGCGGTCAGTCCGACACAATTACTCGCCGGTAAGATAGTCGGGACAGCTTGCGTCGGCGTCGTGCTGATGGCGGTGTGGGGCTCCGTGGGCGTGCTGGCAGCGCGGCGATTTGACGTGCTTGAGCTGGTGAACACCTACCGCCTTGTCATGGCACTGCTGTACTTCGTGCCCGGCTTCCTGCTGATTGCCGCACTGCTCGCCGCGATCGGCTCGGCCTGCAACGAACTGAAAGAAGCGCAGAGCATGGCGTTTCCGCTTTCGCTGGTCACCATGATTCCGGTAATCACGTGGTACTACATCGCGGAGCACCCGACCTCAACTTTCAGTCTCTTGCTGAGCTACCTTCCGCCCGTAACACCTTTCGTGATGATCCTGAGGATCTGTGGCGACCCAACCACGCCGTTGTGGCAGATCTTCACGACGCTCGCACTGCTGTGGGTGAGTGTCGTCGTCATGATGTGGGCCGCGGCACGCGTCTTCCGTGTCGGCGTTCTCATGTACGGCAAGCCGCCGACCCCCGGCGAGCTGCTGCATTGGGTGCGTTACCGTTGA
- a CDS encoding ATP-binding cassette domain-containing protein, which translates to MYTRRHATRLPSERRESSEQHQTNPCFRRIRVDGTLPPSKCRGVESEVVHLADAVVLEGVTKRYGSFTAVDAFDLRLPTGAVLGFLGPNGAGKTTTIRMIMSIIYPDEGRVEVLGEQTAGAARDRIGYLPEERGLYRKMTVDETLTYFGRLKGLSGQDLRRRCDELLTRVGLLDWRRKRVEALSKGMSQKLQFITAILQEPDLVILDEPFSGLDPLNVDLLERLIADLRRAGTTVVFSTHQINQAERLCDRIVLIHRGRKLIEGTVNEVRAQFSTRMLVIDADGDLQPLTTAPGVVSAQVTSNHIRAELAPDADPDALLQLALRQARILRFEVQRPDLQEIFVRLVGGTHEAGGNGSD; encoded by the coding sequence ATGTATACCCGTCGGCATGCAACCCGGTTGCCGTCCGAGCGACGTGAAAGTAGCGAACAACATCAGACAAACCCGTGCTTTCGGCGGATCAGGGTGGACGGTACGCTGCCCCCCTCGAAGTGCCGGGGCGTGGAAAGTGAGGTCGTGCACTTGGCCGATGCAGTAGTGCTTGAAGGAGTGACGAAACGCTACGGCAGCTTTACCGCCGTGGATGCGTTTGATCTGCGCCTTCCCACGGGGGCGGTACTCGGCTTCCTCGGACCGAACGGGGCGGGCAAGACGACCACGATCCGCATGATCATGAGCATCATCTACCCCGACGAAGGCCGGGTGGAGGTGCTTGGGGAGCAGACCGCGGGCGCGGCGCGGGACCGGATCGGCTACCTGCCGGAAGAGCGCGGACTTTATCGCAAGATGACGGTCGACGAGACCCTGACCTATTTCGGACGGCTCAAGGGGTTGAGCGGGCAGGATCTACGGCGGCGCTGCGACGAACTGCTCACGCGGGTTGGATTGCTGGACTGGCGCCGGAAGCGTGTGGAAGCACTTTCAAAGGGGATGTCCCAGAAGCTCCAGTTCATCACGGCGATTTTGCAGGAACCGGACCTGGTGATCCTCGACGAGCCCTTCTCCGGCCTCGACCCCCTGAATGTCGATCTGCTCGAACGCCTGATCGCCGATCTCCGGCGCGCCGGCACGACGGTGGTGTTCTCCACACACCAGATCAACCAGGCCGAGCGGCTGTGCGACCGGATCGTGTTGATCCATCGCGGGCGCAAGCTGATCGAGGGCACCGTGAACGAAGTGCGCGCGCAGTTCTCCACGCGCATGCTCGTGATCGATGCGGACGGCGATCTGCAGCCCCTGACCACCGCGCCGGGCGTCGTGAGCGCACAGGTCACCAGCAACCACATCCGCGCGGAACTCGCGCCGGATGCGGACCCCGATGCGCTGCTGCAACTCGCGCTGCGGCAGGCCCGCATCCTGCGGTTCGAGGTGCAACGGCCGGACTTGCAGGAAATCTTCGTCCGGCTTGTGGGGGGCACGCACGAAGCCGGCGGCAACGGGTCCGATTGA
- a CDS encoding ATP-dependent Clp protease adaptor ClpS, with amino-acid sequence MAMSSNTLPDVSTAQQTGLLPPFRVLLHNDDVNSFEHVIQTILQLTPLKFEEAVERTLEAHESGVSLLLVTHRERAELYVEQFSSAQLTVTCEPDA; translated from the coding sequence ATGGCGATGTCGTCCAACACACTGCCCGACGTGAGCACGGCTCAGCAGACCGGCCTGCTGCCGCCGTTCCGCGTGCTGTTGCACAACGACGACGTTAACTCCTTCGAGCACGTCATCCAGACCATCCTGCAGCTAACCCCCCTGAAATTCGAAGAAGCTGTCGAACGGACCCTCGAGGCACACGAAAGTGGCGTCAGTCTCCTGCTCGTCACTCACCGCGAACGGGCCGAACTCTACGTGGAGCAGTTCTCCTCCGCGCAGCTCACCGTTACTTGCGAGCCGGATGCGTAA
- a CDS encoding ferredoxin family protein produces MPHYITQSCIGTKDTSCVDVCPVDCIHPRKDEPSFDKFEMLFIDPETCIDCGLCVDECPVNAIYSEDDLPEELEAFIAKNADFYKQTGAQ; encoded by the coding sequence GTGCCCCACTATATCACGCAGTCGTGCATCGGCACGAAAGATACCAGTTGTGTCGACGTCTGCCCGGTGGATTGCATCCATCCACGGAAGGACGAGCCGAGTTTCGACAAATTCGAGATGCTGTTCATTGACCCCGAGACATGCATCGATTGCGGTCTCTGTGTCGATGAGTGCCCGGTGAACGCGATTTACTCTGAAGACGACCTGCCCGAAGAGCTCGAAGCTTTCATTGCCAAGAACGCTGATTTCTACAAGCAGACGGGGGCGCAATAG
- the iscX gene encoding Fe-S cluster assembly protein IscX codes for MPPKLSWADIEDLGILLHERFPDVDPLTVRFTDLHRWISELEAFGDDPAASNEAKLEAVQMAWLAEYRDAQGA; via the coding sequence ATGCCTCCGAAGCTCTCCTGGGCGGATATCGAGGATTTGGGCATTCTTCTGCATGAGCGTTTTCCGGACGTGGACCCGCTCACCGTTCGTTTCACGGATCTGCACCGGTGGATCTCCGAGTTGGAGGCGTTTGGAGATGATCCGGCCGCCAGCAATGAAGCGAAGCTCGAAGCGGTGCAGATGGCTTGGCTTGCGGAGTACCGCGACGCACAGGGCGCATGA